Proteins co-encoded in one Papaver somniferum cultivar HN1 chromosome 5, ASM357369v1, whole genome shotgun sequence genomic window:
- the LOC113283269 gene encoding uncharacterized protein LOC113283269 isoform X3: MEKSEPALAPEWLKGTGNISGGGNTSHHPGSSLSHSDDHASILSSRNRSSFSIGDYDSPRHSERNLSSHFRRSISSNGSSLHGKDSSSFPRSYSSFKSPRDKDYDKDFLDFHDRERSSLADHRIRDYSDPMGKRGEVWPKKVTAVLNNSKTNSHIISNGVNVGGTTVLNNIHKTTFDRDFPSLGAEERQGVPEIGRVSSPGLGSAAQSLAMGTSAVLTDCWTSALVEPPPTVGSNNIVLSSAQQSSTVNLSIQAPTSLSTPRNMAETVAQAPPRARAAPQLSVETQRLEELAIKQSRQLIPVTPSMPKALVLNSEKQKPKATGRIELTMANKIGQQQQLASNHHVHAPLQAGPTRPDAAKTSFLVLKPTREKNGISPTTKEGSSPTNANRVVANNPLVAAPPSAPSAPNNPKLASSAQRKASPQWSHLDKRITSQARSRNDFFNLIKKQTTANSSSTTPNPDPIVSSSPQKSEELLITESGAAVASPQGGNHAIHLPDANGLKWAATENGGDDTRINGNVCREETNQGYADNGGVEKPSSLDAFVYADDKEVAFLRSLGWDENAVEEGLTAEEINSFYETVQCKELTPSLKLSRLQLVLGPQERSASFGSSSCDSE, from the exons ATGGAAAAAAGTGAACCTGCATTAGCTCCAGAATGGTTAAAGGGTACTGGAAATATATCTGGGGGTGGCAATACAAGTCACCATCCCGGGTCGTCTTTGTCACATTCAG ATGATCATGCTAGTATATTATCCTCGAGAAATAGATCATCTTTCAGCATTGGTGATTATGATAGTCCTCGTCATTCAGAGCGAAATTTGTCCTCTCATTTCCGTAGGAGTATAAGCAGTAATGGTTCAAGTTTGCATGGGAAAGACTCATCCTCATTTCCACGGTCCTATAGTAGTTTTAAGAGTCCCCGAGACAAGGATTATGATAAGGACTTCCTGGATTTTCATGACAGGGAGAGATCTAGCTTAGCGGACCACAGGATTCGTGACTATTCTGATCCAATGG GAAAGCGAGGTGAAGTGTGGCCAAAAAAGGTGACTGCAGTCTTGAACAATAGCAAAACCAACAGTCATATCATTAGTAATGGTGTTAATGTTGGTGGAACTACTGTCCTTAACAACATCCACAAGACCACATTCGATAGAGATTTTCCGTCTCTTGGAGCTGAAGAAAGACAAGGAGTTCCTGAAATAGGAAGAGTCTCTTCTCCTGGCTTGGGAAGTGCGGCGCAAAGTTTGGCAATGGGTACTTCGGCGGTGCTTACTGATTGTTGGACCTCGGCTTTGGTGGAGCCACCCCCGACAGTTGGAAGTAATAATATAGTTCTCAGCTCTGCTCAACAATCTTCGACAGTGAATTTGTCTATCCAAGCTCCTACTAGCTTATCCACTCCCCGTAATATGGCTGAAACAGTGGCACAAGCCCCTCCCAGAGCTCGTGCTGCTCCTCAG TTGTCTGTGGAGACTCAAAGACTTGAGGAATTGGCTATCAAACAATCTAGGCAATTAATACCGGTGACACCTTCTATGCCTAAAGCTTTG GTTCTTAACTCAGAGAAACAGAAACCTAAGGCAACAGGTAGAATCGAATTGACTATGGCTAACAAGATTGGACAACAGCAGCAGCTAGCATCCAACCATCATGTCCACGCCCCATTACAAGCAGGACCGACCAGACCTGATGCCGCAAAAACTTCTTTTCTTGTTCTCAAGCCAACACGAGAGAAGAATGGGATCTCACCTACCACCAAAGAAGGATCAAGTCCAACTAATGCCAACAGAGTTGTTGCAAATAATCCTCTTGTTGCTGCTCCTCCATCTGCCCCTTCAGCGCCGAACAATCCTAAACTTGCTTCTTCTGCTCAGCGTAAAGCTTCTCCTCAGTGGTCTCACTTAGATAAGAGAATCACATCTCAAGCCCGGAGCCGAAATGATTTTTTCAATCTCATCAAGAAGCAAACAACTGCAAACTCATCTTCCACCACCCCTAATCCAGACCCTATTGTGTCGTCTTCTCCGCAGAAGTCCGAGGAACTGCTGATCACTGAgagtggtgctgctgttgctagTCCTCAGGGTGGTAATCATGCCATCCATCTACCAGATGCCAACGGTCTCAAGTGGGCAGCTACTGAGAATGGTGGAGATGATACGAGGATCAATGGAAATGTCTGTCGTGAAGAAACTAATCAGGGGTATGCTGACAATGGAGGAGTTGAGAAGCCCTCAAGCCTTGATGCATTTGTTTATGCAGATGACAAAGAGGTTGCATTTCTTCGCTCACTTGGCTGGGATGAAAATGCAGTAGAAGAGGGTCTTACGGCAGAAGAAATCAATAGTTTCTATGAG aCTGTGCAGTGCAAGGAATTGACGCCATCTTTGAAACTAAGCCGGCTTCAGTTAGTTCTTGGGCCGCAAGAGAGAAGTGCTTCTTTTGGATCGAGCTCATGTGACTCAGAGTAG
- the LOC113283269 gene encoding uncharacterized protein LOC113283269 isoform X2 → MEKSEPALAPEWLKGTGNISGGGNTSHHPGSSLSHSDDHASILSSRNRSSFSIGDYDSPRHSERNLSSHFRRSISSNGSSLHGKDSSSFPRSYSSFKSPRDKDYDKDFLDFHDRERSSLADHRIRDYSDPMGISHTLLSSRIEKDTLRRSQSMISGKRGEVWPKKVTAVLNNSKTNSHIISNGVNVGGTTVLNNIHKTTFDRDFPSLGAEERQGVPEIGRVSSPGLGSAAQSLAMGTSAVLTDCWTSALVEPPPTVGSNNIVLSSAQQSSTVNLSIQAPTSLSTPRNMAETVAQAPPRARAAPQLSVETQRLEELAIKQSRQLIPVTPSMPKALVLNSEKQKPKATGRIELTMANKIGQQQQLASNHHVHAPLQAGPTRPDAAKTSFLVLKPTREKNGISPTTKEGSSPTNANRVVANNPLVAAPPSAPSAPNNPKLASSAQRKASPQWSHLDKRITSQARSRNDFFNLIKKQTTANSSSTTPNPDPIVSSSPQKSEELLITESGAAVASPQGGNHAIHLPDANGLKWAATENGGDDTRINGNVCREETNQGYADNGGVEKPSSLDAFVYADDKEVAFLRSLGWDENAVEEGLTAEEINSFYECKELTPSLKLSRLQLVLGPQERSASFGSSSCDSE, encoded by the exons ATGGAAAAAAGTGAACCTGCATTAGCTCCAGAATGGTTAAAGGGTACTGGAAATATATCTGGGGGTGGCAATACAAGTCACCATCCCGGGTCGTCTTTGTCACATTCAG ATGATCATGCTAGTATATTATCCTCGAGAAATAGATCATCTTTCAGCATTGGTGATTATGATAGTCCTCGTCATTCAGAGCGAAATTTGTCCTCTCATTTCCGTAGGAGTATAAGCAGTAATGGTTCAAGTTTGCATGGGAAAGACTCATCCTCATTTCCACGGTCCTATAGTAGTTTTAAGAGTCCCCGAGACAAGGATTATGATAAGGACTTCCTGGATTTTCATGACAGGGAGAGATCTAGCTTAGCGGACCACAGGATTCGTGACTATTCTGATCCAATGGGTATATCTCATACTTTGTTGTCTAGTAGGATTGAAAAGGACACATTAAGACGTTCTCAGTCCATGATATCAGGAAAGCGAGGTGAAGTGTGGCCAAAAAAGGTGACTGCAGTCTTGAACAATAGCAAAACCAACAGTCATATCATTAGTAATGGTGTTAATGTTGGTGGAACTACTGTCCTTAACAACATCCACAAGACCACATTCGATAGAGATTTTCCGTCTCTTGGAGCTGAAGAAAGACAAGGAGTTCCTGAAATAGGAAGAGTCTCTTCTCCTGGCTTGGGAAGTGCGGCGCAAAGTTTGGCAATGGGTACTTCGGCGGTGCTTACTGATTGTTGGACCTCGGCTTTGGTGGAGCCACCCCCGACAGTTGGAAGTAATAATATAGTTCTCAGCTCTGCTCAACAATCTTCGACAGTGAATTTGTCTATCCAAGCTCCTACTAGCTTATCCACTCCCCGTAATATGGCTGAAACAGTGGCACAAGCCCCTCCCAGAGCTCGTGCTGCTCCTCAG TTGTCTGTGGAGACTCAAAGACTTGAGGAATTGGCTATCAAACAATCTAGGCAATTAATACCGGTGACACCTTCTATGCCTAAAGCTTTG GTTCTTAACTCAGAGAAACAGAAACCTAAGGCAACAGGTAGAATCGAATTGACTATGGCTAACAAGATTGGACAACAGCAGCAGCTAGCATCCAACCATCATGTCCACGCCCCATTACAAGCAGGACCGACCAGACCTGATGCCGCAAAAACTTCTTTTCTTGTTCTCAAGCCAACACGAGAGAAGAATGGGATCTCACCTACCACCAAAGAAGGATCAAGTCCAACTAATGCCAACAGAGTTGTTGCAAATAATCCTCTTGTTGCTGCTCCTCCATCTGCCCCTTCAGCGCCGAACAATCCTAAACTTGCTTCTTCTGCTCAGCGTAAAGCTTCTCCTCAGTGGTCTCACTTAGATAAGAGAATCACATCTCAAGCCCGGAGCCGAAATGATTTTTTCAATCTCATCAAGAAGCAAACAACTGCAAACTCATCTTCCACCACCCCTAATCCAGACCCTATTGTGTCGTCTTCTCCGCAGAAGTCCGAGGAACTGCTGATCACTGAgagtggtgctgctgttgctagTCCTCAGGGTGGTAATCATGCCATCCATCTACCAGATGCCAACGGTCTCAAGTGGGCAGCTACTGAGAATGGTGGAGATGATACGAGGATCAATGGAAATGTCTGTCGTGAAGAAACTAATCAGGGGTATGCTGACAATGGAGGAGTTGAGAAGCCCTCAAGCCTTGATGCATTTGTTTATGCAGATGACAAAGAGGTTGCATTTCTTCGCTCACTTGGCTGGGATGAAAATGCAGTAGAAGAGGGTCTTACGGCAGAAGAAATCAATAGTTTCTATGAG TGCAAGGAATTGACGCCATCTTTGAAACTAAGCCGGCTTCAGTTAGTTCTTGGGCCGCAAGAGAGAAGTGCTTCTTTTGGATCGAGCTCATGTGACTCAGAGTAG
- the LOC113283269 gene encoding uncharacterized protein LOC113283269 isoform X1, which translates to MEKSEPALAPEWLKGTGNISGGGNTSHHPGSSLSHSDDHASILSSRNRSSFSIGDYDSPRHSERNLSSHFRRSISSNGSSLHGKDSSSFPRSYSSFKSPRDKDYDKDFLDFHDRERSSLADHRIRDYSDPMGISHTLLSSRIEKDTLRRSQSMISGKRGEVWPKKVTAVLNNSKTNSHIISNGVNVGGTTVLNNIHKTTFDRDFPSLGAEERQGVPEIGRVSSPGLGSAAQSLAMGTSAVLTDCWTSALVEPPPTVGSNNIVLSSAQQSSTVNLSIQAPTSLSTPRNMAETVAQAPPRARAAPQLSVETQRLEELAIKQSRQLIPVTPSMPKALVLNSEKQKPKATGRIELTMANKIGQQQQLASNHHVHAPLQAGPTRPDAAKTSFLVLKPTREKNGISPTTKEGSSPTNANRVVANNPLVAAPPSAPSAPNNPKLASSAQRKASPQWSHLDKRITSQARSRNDFFNLIKKQTTANSSSTTPNPDPIVSSSPQKSEELLITESGAAVASPQGGNHAIHLPDANGLKWAATENGGDDTRINGNVCREETNQGYADNGGVEKPSSLDAFVYADDKEVAFLRSLGWDENAVEEGLTAEEINSFYETVQCKELTPSLKLSRLQLVLGPQERSASFGSSSCDSE; encoded by the exons ATGGAAAAAAGTGAACCTGCATTAGCTCCAGAATGGTTAAAGGGTACTGGAAATATATCTGGGGGTGGCAATACAAGTCACCATCCCGGGTCGTCTTTGTCACATTCAG ATGATCATGCTAGTATATTATCCTCGAGAAATAGATCATCTTTCAGCATTGGTGATTATGATAGTCCTCGTCATTCAGAGCGAAATTTGTCCTCTCATTTCCGTAGGAGTATAAGCAGTAATGGTTCAAGTTTGCATGGGAAAGACTCATCCTCATTTCCACGGTCCTATAGTAGTTTTAAGAGTCCCCGAGACAAGGATTATGATAAGGACTTCCTGGATTTTCATGACAGGGAGAGATCTAGCTTAGCGGACCACAGGATTCGTGACTATTCTGATCCAATGGGTATATCTCATACTTTGTTGTCTAGTAGGATTGAAAAGGACACATTAAGACGTTCTCAGTCCATGATATCAGGAAAGCGAGGTGAAGTGTGGCCAAAAAAGGTGACTGCAGTCTTGAACAATAGCAAAACCAACAGTCATATCATTAGTAATGGTGTTAATGTTGGTGGAACTACTGTCCTTAACAACATCCACAAGACCACATTCGATAGAGATTTTCCGTCTCTTGGAGCTGAAGAAAGACAAGGAGTTCCTGAAATAGGAAGAGTCTCTTCTCCTGGCTTGGGAAGTGCGGCGCAAAGTTTGGCAATGGGTACTTCGGCGGTGCTTACTGATTGTTGGACCTCGGCTTTGGTGGAGCCACCCCCGACAGTTGGAAGTAATAATATAGTTCTCAGCTCTGCTCAACAATCTTCGACAGTGAATTTGTCTATCCAAGCTCCTACTAGCTTATCCACTCCCCGTAATATGGCTGAAACAGTGGCACAAGCCCCTCCCAGAGCTCGTGCTGCTCCTCAG TTGTCTGTGGAGACTCAAAGACTTGAGGAATTGGCTATCAAACAATCTAGGCAATTAATACCGGTGACACCTTCTATGCCTAAAGCTTTG GTTCTTAACTCAGAGAAACAGAAACCTAAGGCAACAGGTAGAATCGAATTGACTATGGCTAACAAGATTGGACAACAGCAGCAGCTAGCATCCAACCATCATGTCCACGCCCCATTACAAGCAGGACCGACCAGACCTGATGCCGCAAAAACTTCTTTTCTTGTTCTCAAGCCAACACGAGAGAAGAATGGGATCTCACCTACCACCAAAGAAGGATCAAGTCCAACTAATGCCAACAGAGTTGTTGCAAATAATCCTCTTGTTGCTGCTCCTCCATCTGCCCCTTCAGCGCCGAACAATCCTAAACTTGCTTCTTCTGCTCAGCGTAAAGCTTCTCCTCAGTGGTCTCACTTAGATAAGAGAATCACATCTCAAGCCCGGAGCCGAAATGATTTTTTCAATCTCATCAAGAAGCAAACAACTGCAAACTCATCTTCCACCACCCCTAATCCAGACCCTATTGTGTCGTCTTCTCCGCAGAAGTCCGAGGAACTGCTGATCACTGAgagtggtgctgctgttgctagTCCTCAGGGTGGTAATCATGCCATCCATCTACCAGATGCCAACGGTCTCAAGTGGGCAGCTACTGAGAATGGTGGAGATGATACGAGGATCAATGGAAATGTCTGTCGTGAAGAAACTAATCAGGGGTATGCTGACAATGGAGGAGTTGAGAAGCCCTCAAGCCTTGATGCATTTGTTTATGCAGATGACAAAGAGGTTGCATTTCTTCGCTCACTTGGCTGGGATGAAAATGCAGTAGAAGAGGGTCTTACGGCAGAAGAAATCAATAGTTTCTATGAG aCTGTGCAGTGCAAGGAATTGACGCCATCTTTGAAACTAAGCCGGCTTCAGTTAGTTCTTGGGCCGCAAGAGAGAAGTGCTTCTTTTGGATCGAGCTCATGTGACTCAGAGTAG